One stretch of Cedecea neteri DNA includes these proteins:
- a CDS encoding PTS sugar transporter subunit IIB has protein sequence MKRILLCCAAGMSTSMVVNRMKQAAQDQQIEVEIKAVGIEEFTDALPEFDCCLLGPQIKYRLEDFKAQAAPKRIPVTVINSMDYGMMRGDRILADALALIA, from the coding sequence ATGAAACGTATCCTTTTATGCTGTGCCGCTGGTATGTCTACCAGTATGGTCGTGAACAGGATGAAACAGGCCGCCCAGGATCAACAGATTGAGGTTGAGATTAAGGCGGTGGGTATCGAAGAGTTCACGGATGCTTTGCCTGAATTTGATTGCTGTTTACTCGGTCCGCAGATCAAATACCGTCTGGAAGATTTTAAGGCTCAGGCCGCTCCCAAACGGATCCCGGTCACGGTCATTAACTCTATGGATTACGGAATGATGCGCGGCGACAGAATTCTCGCCGACGCACTCGCGTTGATAGCCTGA